The following are encoded in a window of Rubellicoccus peritrichatus genomic DNA:
- the hisS gene encoding histidine--tRNA ligase translates to MFQTLPGFREFYPEDCARRNFIFSKWREAAKTFCFEEFDGPVLESLELLTAKSGPEIASQLFNFTDKGGREVTLRPELTPTLARMVGAKAGSIRRPVRWFGIAENFRYEKPQKGRLRSHYQLNADILGEAGVGADAEIIALLIHTLCSFGLSATDFVIRLSDRNLWLALLESKGITGGAVVPVLSIIDKLERDDPESVVKKLNEAGVEDADSFFKEITALAEIRSLEELEAFFSSRQVEQGEFSASGRLESWKALLEILKASGAEDFIRVDLGIVRGLAYYTGFVFEAFQTKGKARALAGGGRYDHLVEKLGGQPMPAVGFGMGDVTLNDLLLEKKIEPPAEGRADIYVVIGGADQRPMALKTVAKLRKAGFRVDFPIKDQGFGKQFKTADQSGAKFALVVGEQEVKDRGVRVKNLSSGEESFLTEEKIITFLTGFFNC, encoded by the coding sequence TGAATTTTATCCCGAGGATTGTGCTCGCCGGAACTTTATCTTCTCCAAGTGGAGAGAAGCGGCGAAGACCTTTTGCTTTGAGGAGTTTGATGGTCCAGTATTGGAATCACTTGAGCTTCTAACTGCCAAGTCGGGGCCGGAAATTGCCAGTCAGCTGTTTAACTTCACTGATAAAGGCGGCCGCGAAGTCACCTTGAGGCCTGAATTGACACCAACGCTTGCCCGTATGGTTGGAGCCAAGGCGGGTAGTATTCGCCGTCCCGTCCGCTGGTTTGGTATCGCGGAGAATTTTCGTTATGAGAAACCTCAGAAGGGCCGCTTGCGCTCACACTATCAGCTTAATGCTGATATTCTTGGTGAAGCAGGGGTAGGAGCTGATGCCGAGATTATCGCTTTGCTCATTCACACGCTTTGTTCTTTTGGCCTCAGTGCCACCGACTTTGTCATCCGATTGAGCGATCGTAATCTCTGGTTGGCGCTATTGGAGTCCAAAGGGATTACAGGCGGTGCGGTGGTTCCCGTTCTATCAATTATTGATAAGCTGGAGCGCGATGATCCTGAGAGTGTCGTGAAAAAGCTGAACGAGGCAGGCGTCGAAGATGCCGACTCATTTTTTAAAGAAATCACCGCATTGGCAGAAATTCGCAGTCTTGAGGAGTTGGAAGCTTTTTTCAGTAGCCGTCAGGTTGAACAGGGCGAGTTTTCTGCATCAGGTAGACTCGAATCCTGGAAGGCATTACTTGAGATTTTGAAAGCGAGTGGTGCCGAAGACTTTATCCGGGTCGACCTGGGGATCGTCCGTGGGCTTGCCTACTATACCGGCTTTGTTTTTGAAGCATTTCAAACCAAAGGAAAGGCTCGGGCGCTTGCAGGCGGTGGGCGTTATGACCACCTGGTCGAAAAGTTGGGAGGGCAACCAATGCCAGCTGTTGGTTTTGGCATGGGTGACGTTACGTTGAATGACTTGCTTTTGGAGAAAAAAATTGAACCTCCAGCCGAAGGTCGTGCGGATATCTATGTCGTGATTGGTGGAGCGGACCAGCGTCCAATGGCCTTGAAGACTGTCGCTAAACTCAGAAAAGCCGGTTTTCGTGTCGATTTTCCGATAAAAGATCAAGGCTTTGGAAAGCAGTTTAAAACAGCGGATCAGAGTGGGGCTAAATTTGCGCTTGTCGTTGGAGAACAGGAAGTTAAGGACAGAGGCGTGCGAGTTAAGAACTTGAGTTCAGGTGAGGAGAGCTTCCTGACTGAAGAAAAAATTATCACTTTTCTTACAGGTTTTTTCAATTGTTAA
- a CDS encoding glycosyltransferase family 4 protein → MSSQLVILTHEFYPKRGGIAVYTEETARAACDLGWETTVWAPEHEALTNKDFPFAVRKVGIKGNLGWGDRKTMMWQIMQEARPFESSTVILTEPGPILAAMYLNAMGKLPFGKFSVVLHGSEILRFCRLRYRRELFGALLNHADKIGVVSRFTKKLLLRYYPFLGPKTVIVSGGLRTDFQPTSPAKPEKDTCTVLSLGRIHPRKGLHCLIEAVDHLPADVKSKICLSFVGPITDKNYLEKLKQMAKTSACRIEFPGPIEDERLPEAYAAADIFTLTSLRAGPSVEGFGMVCIEAGATGLPVIANRSGGIPEAVRHGKTGLIVSPRDRRDLAKAIQSLVEDQELRQRLGKAGVARAAELSWASNAEALVGKP, encoded by the coding sequence ATGAGCTCCCAACTGGTCATTCTTACCCACGAGTTTTATCCCAAGCGAGGTGGAATCGCAGTTTATACTGAAGAAACAGCACGCGCTGCTTGTGATTTGGGCTGGGAAACAACGGTCTGGGCTCCTGAGCATGAGGCGCTCACAAATAAGGATTTTCCATTTGCAGTTCGAAAAGTTGGCATCAAGGGCAATCTAGGCTGGGGCGACCGCAAAACCATGATGTGGCAAATCATGCAAGAAGCACGGCCCTTCGAATCATCGACCGTTATTCTGACCGAGCCTGGACCAATCCTTGCCGCAATGTATCTCAATGCCATGGGCAAGCTGCCTTTTGGAAAGTTCTCAGTCGTCCTACATGGCTCGGAAATTCTTCGTTTTTGCCGTTTACGTTATCGAAGGGAACTATTTGGAGCATTGCTCAATCACGCAGATAAGATCGGTGTCGTCTCCCGATTCACGAAAAAGCTGCTGCTCCGATACTATCCTTTTTTGGGACCAAAAACCGTTATTGTTTCAGGAGGCCTTAGAACTGACTTCCAACCGACATCACCTGCAAAACCTGAAAAAGATACCTGCACGGTTTTGTCATTGGGCAGAATCCACCCCAGAAAAGGACTACACTGTTTGATCGAAGCAGTGGACCACCTGCCAGCCGATGTGAAGTCAAAAATCTGCCTGAGTTTCGTCGGGCCGATTACAGATAAAAACTATCTGGAGAAACTGAAACAAATGGCCAAAACATCAGCCTGCCGCATTGAGTTTCCTGGACCAATTGAGGATGAGCGATTACCTGAAGCCTATGCAGCCGCTGACATCTTTACCTTAACCAGTCTCCGCGCCGGCCCAAGTGTGGAAGGGTTTGGAATGGTTTGTATTGAAGCTGGAGCCACTGGTTTGCCAGTGATTGCCAACCGAAGTGGTGGAATTCCAGAGGCTGTTCGCCATGGAAAAACAGGACTTATTGTGAGTCCTCGTGACAGACGCGACCTGGCCAAAGCAATACAATCGCTGGTCGAAGATCAGGAGCTGCGGCAAAGACTTGGCAAAGCAGGCGTAGCCCGAGCAGCAGAGCTCAGTTGGGCCAGTAATGCCGAAGCACTGGTTGGAAAACCATAG
- a CDS encoding SDR family NAD(P)-dependent oxidoreductase, whose translation MQPISKSYPKALVTGASSGLGKAFADMLLAEGVEVWGTSRDASRIEKKEGMHALSLDLADPESVQAFMRDNVEILDQVDLFINNAGAGVFSSFFEMHPQDIGEQIKVLMHGPIALCHRVLPSMLSREKGAIVNVASLAADFPLPWFSIYSSCKAGLSQFSRALAIELMETDVAVIDLQPGDFKTGFNHAAKKPEHMDEDERKLWTRIEYTFTHGPEPEKAARDLRKALLKGKSSVVRTGNFFQATLAPLFARLVPWSLTSWSVRKYFGLR comes from the coding sequence ATGCAACCAATCTCGAAAAGCTATCCAAAGGCACTGGTTACGGGTGCCAGCAGTGGGCTCGGCAAGGCTTTTGCCGATATGTTACTGGCTGAAGGCGTTGAAGTCTGGGGTACCAGCCGGGATGCATCTCGTATCGAGAAGAAAGAGGGGATGCATGCACTTTCGCTCGATCTGGCCGACCCTGAATCGGTTCAGGCTTTTATGCGGGATAATGTCGAGATCCTGGACCAGGTGGATCTGTTCATCAATAACGCCGGAGCCGGTGTCTTTTCGAGTTTCTTTGAAATGCATCCACAGGACATTGGTGAGCAGATCAAGGTTCTTATGCATGGGCCAATTGCGCTTTGCCACAGGGTTTTACCAAGCATGTTGAGTCGCGAGAAAGGAGCGATTGTCAATGTGGCATCGTTGGCGGCCGACTTTCCGCTTCCGTGGTTCAGCATTTATTCATCCTGCAAGGCCGGCCTTTCTCAATTCAGTCGTGCATTGGCCATCGAATTGATGGAAACCGATGTGGCTGTGATCGATTTGCAACCCGGCGATTTCAAGACAGGTTTTAATCACGCTGCCAAAAAGCCCGAGCACATGGACGAAGATGAGCGGAAGTTATGGACCCGCATTGAATATACTTTTACTCACGGGCCGGAACCAGAAAAGGCCGCACGGGATCTCCGCAAAGCGTTGCTAAAAGGAAAAAGTTCTGTTGTCAGAACCGGTAACTTCTTTCAGGCCACTTTGGCTCCGCTTTTTGCACGTCTTGTTCCCTGGTCGCTCACTTCCTGGTCAGTTCGCAAGTACTTTGGTCTTCGTTAG
- a CDS encoding glycosyltransferase family 4 protein, whose product MRIAIVQDYLRGGGTEKHSILLANFFHERDYEVVLMRFRPGGALESRLKAPSIVLQPFDTRLNFLAPGLFKQLIQWKPDVVLCMGHEANLRVAAIKRRLPGIPVVGTLRSGKPLTRRLFLSAKAADAVVANSNWASQRAQKKGITAAKLHLINNLLGFNIAELAPQGAGADIRREFDTKDDDAVLINVAGFRRKKGQAELLAMLSPILNLGGVVLWLVGDGPELERCRKLAIVLGVAGAVRFTGRRDDVFELLKAADICVHASRTESQPNALIEAQSAGLPVVALDIAGVGEAFQHGHSGVLIKSNDTAGFLEAVTMLIRDPKVRDSYGRAGREFALAKFDDGRNSLAYVELFEELVGPEL is encoded by the coding sequence ATGCGCATTGCCATTGTTCAGGATTATCTTCGAGGTGGTGGAACCGAAAAGCATTCGATCCTCTTAGCTAATTTTTTTCATGAGCGGGATTATGAAGTCGTTCTGATGCGTTTTCGGCCGGGTGGTGCACTTGAGTCTAGATTAAAAGCTCCTTCGATTGTTTTGCAGCCGTTTGATACGCGCCTCAATTTTCTCGCTCCTGGCCTTTTCAAGCAACTGATTCAATGGAAGCCGGATGTTGTTTTGTGCATGGGGCATGAGGCGAACTTGCGCGTGGCAGCTATTAAACGGCGCCTGCCTGGTATTCCTGTTGTCGGGACATTGCGTTCGGGTAAACCATTAACCAGACGCTTGTTCCTGTCTGCCAAGGCGGCAGATGCGGTTGTCGCAAATTCCAACTGGGCCAGTCAGCGTGCCCAGAAGAAAGGCATCACGGCTGCGAAGCTCCACTTAATCAATAATCTGCTCGGCTTCAATATTGCCGAGCTGGCTCCTCAGGGAGCAGGAGCAGATATTCGACGTGAGTTTGATACAAAAGACGATGATGCTGTTCTGATAAATGTCGCTGGATTCCGTCGAAAAAAAGGTCAGGCCGAGCTGCTGGCGATGTTATCTCCGATCCTGAACCTGGGTGGTGTTGTCCTTTGGCTGGTGGGGGATGGCCCGGAGTTAGAGCGATGCCGGAAATTGGCGATCGTTCTGGGGGTTGCTGGAGCTGTCCGTTTTACAGGTCGTCGGGATGATGTATTTGAGTTATTGAAAGCGGCAGATATCTGTGTGCACGCATCACGAACAGAATCGCAGCCCAATGCCCTGATTGAAGCTCAATCTGCGGGATTGCCAGTTGTTGCCCTGGATATCGCTGGTGTCGGAGAAGCCTTTCAGCACGGACATTCTGGCGTTCTGATTAAGAGTAATGACACTGCTGGTTTTCTGGAGGCAGTGACTATGCTCATTCGTGATCCTAAAGTACGGGATTCCTATGGGAGAGCAGGGCGCGAGTTTGCGCTCGCTAAATTTGATGATGGGCGAAATTCACTTGCCTATGTCGAGTTGTTTGAAGAACTCGTTGGGCCGGAATTATAA
- a CDS encoding ABC transporter permease, with the protein MEQRSFLHFLNPLSLFGLLIKQRDLVWQLTRRNIAQEVKGSYLGILWTLLNPLLELAVYAVVFGLIFGARFEESPNPGKVDYVLGLFLGLTLYSLIADMLGIAPRLILGNPNYVKKVVFPLEVLPASATGAAIYRFLVTLALLLIGTFFIGEGLTWKALLFPVVAFPVVLIALGFTFFASSLGVFFRDLAQITNVLSKILLYASGVFYAAIKVKEHAPGIWTWLQWNPILLSIESCRRVLLWDLSPDPWHVAYSWIFGLVLCLIGYACFEKLRPSFADVL; encoded by the coding sequence ATGGAGCAAAGATCCTTTCTGCATTTCTTGAATCCGCTTAGCCTGTTTGGTTTACTAATCAAGCAGCGGGACCTTGTCTGGCAATTGACACGTCGGAATATCGCACAGGAAGTAAAAGGGAGTTATCTTGGGATTCTTTGGACTTTGCTGAATCCACTCCTGGAACTCGCAGTTTATGCTGTGGTTTTCGGCCTGATATTTGGTGCTCGGTTTGAGGAAAGTCCCAATCCAGGTAAGGTTGATTATGTGCTTGGGCTTTTTCTGGGGCTTACGCTTTACAGCCTGATTGCGGATATGCTCGGGATTGCTCCCAGGTTGATTTTGGGAAATCCCAACTACGTCAAGAAAGTCGTTTTCCCACTCGAGGTTTTGCCTGCGTCGGCAACTGGTGCGGCAATATATCGTTTTTTAGTAACACTTGCTCTTCTCTTGATTGGCACATTTTTCATTGGAGAAGGACTGACATGGAAAGCCTTGTTGTTCCCGGTGGTTGCATTTCCAGTGGTATTGATCGCTTTGGGATTCACCTTTTTTGCATCCAGTCTGGGCGTGTTTTTTCGTGACCTCGCTCAAATTACCAATGTTCTTTCGAAGATCCTGCTATACGCTAGTGGAGTTTTTTATGCGGCGATTAAGGTGAAAGAGCATGCTCCAGGCATCTGGACATGGTTGCAGTGGAATCCGATTCTATTGTCGATTGAGTCATGTCGCCGCGTTTTGCTATGGGATTTATCACCGGACCCTTGGCACGTTGCCTATTCCTGGATCTTCGGATTGGTCCTTTGCCTAATCGGCTATGCCTGTTTCGAAAAGCTGCGTCCCAGCTTCGCTGATGTGTTATAA
- a CDS encoding SHOCT domain-containing protein, giving the protein MKNASFAILLACFLPFALVGCGGGGAKSNTVQETRTTTTGQELMDLQKAHQQGVISDREFERQKKKILSAK; this is encoded by the coding sequence ATGAAAAACGCATCTTTCGCTATACTTCTCGCCTGTTTTCTCCCATTTGCACTTGTCGGCTGCGGCGGTGGTGGTGCCAAAAGCAACACAGTCCAGGAAACTCGAACCACCACAACCGGCCAAGAACTGATGGATCTCCAAAAAGCTCATCAGCAAGGCGTAATCAGCGACAGGGAGTTTGAGCGACAGAAGAAGAAAATTCTCAGCGCAAAGTAA